The following are from one region of the Leucoraja erinacea ecotype New England chromosome 35, Leri_hhj_1, whole genome shotgun sequence genome:
- the ddx56 gene encoding probable ATP-dependent RNA helicase DDX56, protein MIRQLTSYCTWDVRVADISGQADISAQRPILMEKPDIVIGTPSRVLLHLEQHTLSLCTSLEMLVIDEADLVFSFGFENDLKNLLGHLPKIYQAFLMSATFNEDVQALKELVLHNPVILKLQESRLPDSSQLTQYHINCEEEEKFLLIYTLFKLSLVRGKTIVFVNSIGRCYRLKLFLEQFSIFSCVLNSELPVHSRCHIIGQFNRGIYNYIIATDEHDLTNAASTDMVKKEKKHGKGAKVKDYEYGVSRGIDFQNVSTVINFDFPLTVDSYIHRVGRTARVDNQGTALTFVSLTELPLLHQVEEALTGENMDCALKPYRFHIEEIEGFRYRCKDAMRSVTKQAIKEARLKEIKQELLNSEKLKTYFEDNPRDFQLLRHDKPLHPAIVKPHMKNVPDYLIPQTLRRIANPLISMKKRWRRKDVQSSTQNRNKTYKKQNPLKHFSHTKKRKTKSAK, encoded by the exons ATGATCCGACAACTCACATCCTACTGTACGTGGGATGTTCGAGTTGCTGATATCTCGGGACAGGCGGATATATCAGCACAGAG GCCCATATTGATGGAGAAGCCCGACATTGTAATAGGCACACCCTCCCGCGTTCTGCTGCACTTGGAGCAACATACCCTGAGTCTCTGTACATCACTGGAAATGCTTGTGATTGACGAGGCAGATCTGGTCTTCTCATTTGGATTTGAAAATGACTTGAAGAACCTTTTGGG ACATCTCCCAAAGATTTATCAGGCATTCTTGATGTCAGCCACATTTAATGAAGATGTTCAGGCACTGAAAGAGCTAGTGCTTCATAACCCG GTGATACTGAAGCTGCAAGAGTCTCGACTTCCGGACAGCTCACAGTTGACTCAGTACCAcataaactgtgaggaggaggagaagtTCTTGCTGATCTACACGTTATTCAAGCTTTCCCTTGTCCGCGGCAAGACCATTGTTtttgtgaattccattggcagatGTTACCGGCTGAAGTTATTCCTGGAACAATTCAGCATCTTCTCCTGCGTTCTAAACTCAGAGCTACCAGTCCACTCCAG GTGTCATATCATCGGTCAATTCAATCGTGGTATTTACAACTACATCATTGCAACAGACGAACACGATCTGACAAATGCTGCCAGCACAGATATGGTAAAGAAGGAGAAAAAACACGGCAAAGGAGCAAA AGTGAAGGATTACGAATATGGCGTCTCACGTGGCATAGACTTTCAGAACGTGTCAACTGTAATTAACTTTGACTTCCCACTCACGGTGGACTCGTACATACATCGCGTCGGAAG GACTGCTCGTGTGGATAACCAGGGTACGGCACTGACATTTGTGTCACTCACGGAACTGCCACTGCTGCATCAAGTGGAAGAAGCACTAACTGGAG AGAACATGGACTGTGCTTTGAAACCCTACCGGTTCCACATTGAAGAGATTGAGGGTTTCCGCTACAGATGTAAG GATGCCATGCGTTCAGTTACAAAGCAGGCGATTAAGGAAGCTCGGCTCAAAGAAATCAAACAGGAGCTACTCAACTCTGAGAAATTGAAG ACATACTTTGAGGATAATCCTAGAGACTTTCAATTGTTGAGACACGATAAACCTCTGCACCCTGCAATTGTGAAGCCACATATGAAAAATGTACCAGATTACCTGA TCCCGCAAACTCTGAGAAGAATCGCAAATCCCCTCATCAGCATGAAGAAGAGATGGAGACGAAAGGACGTGCAAAGCAGCACACAGAACAGAAACAAG ACTTACAAGAAACAGAATCCGttgaagcatttttcacacacaaagaaaagaaagacaaaaagtgcCAAGTAA